A single region of the Lycium barbarum isolate Lr01 chromosome 2, ASM1917538v2, whole genome shotgun sequence genome encodes:
- the LOC132629429 gene encoding zinc finger BED domain-containing protein DAYSLEEPER-like, which yields MASAMLLKYKKYWDDVHIFMGVATIFDPRYKMKLVEFYLPHIYGKTIALDKIQEVRTHCFDHFQEYKSRVPATHGASSSNEVVGFIEVDRLYSFDRFVASSSANVDTRSELDLYLEESLLPRTPSFDSLSWWKTNGLKFPTLQNMARDILAIPVSTVASESAFSISGRLISPHRSRLHPTTLAALMCARTWLWNEVNGLTSTVDKVSCPTLLDEEEEPDSSGLTGL from the exons ATGGCATCGGCAATGTTGTTGAAATATAAGAAATATTGGGATGACGTGCATATTTTTATGGGTGTGGCTACTATCTTTGATCCGAGGTATAAGATGAAGTTGGTGGAGTTTTATCTTCCACATATTTATGGTAAAACAATTGCTTTAGATAAGATTCAAGAAGTTCGAACCCACTGTTTCGATCACTTTCAAGAGTATAAGAGTAGAGTACCTGCTACACATGGAGCATCTAGTTCTAATGAAGTTGTTGGTTTTATTGAGGTTGATCGTCTGTATAGCTTTGATAGATTTGTCGCTTCGAGTAGCGCTAATGTGGACACAAGATCGGAGCTAGATTTGTATTTAGAAGAAAGTTTGCTACCTCGAACTCCATCGTTCGACAGTTTAAGTTGGTGGAAGACAAATGGATTAAAGTTTCCTACTTTGCAGAATATGGCTCGTGACATCTTAGCTATTCCTGTCTCTACAGTTGCTTCAGAATCGGCATTTAGCATTAGTGGGAGGTTGATTAGTCCGCATCGTAGTAGACTTCATCCTACTACTTTGGCGGCTTTGATGTGTGCTCGCACTTGGTTATGGAACGAAGTAAACG GTTTGACTTCTACGGTCGACAAAGTTTCATGCCCAACATTACTTGACGAAGAGGAAGAGCCGGATTCAAGTGGACTTACTGGGCTATAG